In Perca fluviatilis chromosome 18, GENO_Pfluv_1.0, whole genome shotgun sequence, one genomic interval encodes:
- the lrfn2b gene encoding leucine-rich repeat and fibronectin type-III domain-containing protein 2, with protein MYESTMDHIICCLLVLGATVMITHACPKYCVCQNLSESLGTLCPSKGLLFVPLDIDRSTVELRLGGNYILRITQQDFANMTDLVDLTLSRNTISYIQPFSFGDLETLRSLHLDNNRLIELGPDDLRGLVNLQHLIMNNNQLGRIYDKAFEDLAPSLEDLDLSYNNLVSLPWDSVRQMINLHQLSLDHNLLDFIPEGTFTDLERLARLDMTSNRLQKLPPDPIFARAQDSMILTTPYAPQLSLSLGGNPLHCNCEMLWLRRLERDDDLETCASPPALKGRYFWNVKEEEFLCQPPLITQHTHRMLVLEGQTASLRCEATGDPSPTIHWISPDDRLLGNTSRTAVYSNGTLSITITTSKDYGTFTCIAANVAGESTASVEVSIIQLPHLSNGTGQPAPPKSRLSDITGTTRISKGAPKSQPERTVSATEVTAVSALVKWTVSKSAPKVKMYQLQYNCSDDEVLIYRMIPASSKAFLVTNLVSGTRYDLCVLAAWDDTATTLTATNVVGCTNFFTQDNYQQCQSLPSQLLGGTMILVVGGIIVATLLVFIVILMVRYKAADTEPPVGKLTVSDTHSQTNGGHMLQCRPQPEPKVKAKVTLQDEVVQFKCGSLQSSLTSSSSSSGSMAGGSYSPNSTLANILRSAPSKPRTNLDHLLGAFTSLELRALQGRDPGASSSAAMTAGKPHTDREPLLGRTLDSSLSRLLMLPVDSKPKRSQSFDMGDITATGATQLCNKPRRISSIWTKRSLSVNGMLLQCEEEGDTGGSKGTNDNADWVMESTV; from the exons ATGTATGAGTCTACCATGGACCACATTATCTGCTGCCTGCTGGTCCTGGGAGCCACAGTGATGATCACCCATGCGTGCCCCAAGTACTGTGTATGCCAGAATCTGTCCGAATCCCTGGGGACATTGTGTCCCTCCAAAGGCCTTCTTTTCGTGCCTCTGGACATTGACCGCAGCACGGTGGAGCTCCGTCTAGGAGGCAACTACATCCTCCGCATTACGCAGCAGGACTTTGCCAATATGACCGACCTGGTTGATCTGACACTCTCCAGGAACACAATCAGTTACATTCAGCCCTTCTCTTTTGGCGACTTGGAAACACTGCGCTCGCTTCATCTGGACAACAACCGCTTGATAGAACTAGGCCCTGATGACTTGCGAGGCTTGGTCAATCTGCAGCACCTCATCATGAACAACAACCAACTGGGCCGCATTTATGACAAGGCCTTTGAGGACCTGGCACCTTCCTTGGAGGATTTGGATCTCTCCTACAACAACCTGGTGTCTCTGCCATGGGACTCAGTCCGCCAGATGATTAACCTGCACCAGCTTAGTCTGGACCACAACCTGTTAGATTTCATTCCAGAGGGCACTTTCACTGACCTGGAAAGGCTGGCGAGATTGGACATGACCTCAAATCGATTGCAGAAGCTACCCCCAGACCCTATCTTTGCCCGTGCCCAGGACTCAATGATCCTGACTACACCCTATGCTCCCCAGCTGTCCCTAAGTCTAGGTGGGAATCCACTGCACTGCAACTGTGAGATGCTGTGGCTGCGGAGGCTTGAGAGAGACGACGACCTGGAGACTTGTGCCTCCCCTCCTGCCCTTAAGGGTCGTTACTTTTGGAATGTGAAGGAAGAGGAGTTTTTGTGTCAGCCACCTCTTATTACCCAGCACACCCACAGAATGCTGGTCTTGGAGGGCCAGACAGCCAGCCTAAGGTGCGAAGCAACTGGAGACCCTTCTCCTACCATCCACTGGATCTCCCCTGATGATCGGCTGCTTGGCAACACCTCCCGAACTGCAGTGTACAGCAACGGAACCCTAAGCATCACCATCACCACCTCCAAGGACTATGGCACCTTCACCTGCATTGCCGCTAATGTGGCTGGGGAGTCCACCGCCTCTGTGGAGGTGTCTATCATTCAGCTCCCCCACCTAAGCAATGGCACTGGGCAGCCAGCACCACCAAAGTCACGCCTCTCTGATATCACAGGGACCACCAGGATCAGCAAAGGGGCTCCCAAGAGCCAACCAGAGAGGACTGTCTCCGCCACCGAGGTGACAGCTGTTTCAGCACTGGTCAAGTGGACAGTGAGCAAATCAGCTCCCAAAGTGAAGATGTACCAGCTCCAGTACAACTGCTCTGATGATGAAGTTCTGATTTACAG GATGATCCCTGCCTCCAGCAAAGCTTTCTTGGTGACCAATCTGGTGTCGGGGACCCGCTACGATTTGTGTGTGCTGGCCGCCTGGGATGACACCGCCACCACACTCACGGCAACCAACGTCGTGGGCTGCACCAATTTCTTCACCCAGGACAACTACCAGCAGTGCCAGTCTCTGCCCAGCCAGCTGCTAGGCGGCACCATGATCCTGGTGGTGGGGGGCATCATCGTAGCCACCCTGCTCGTGTTCATCGTCATCCTCATGGTGCGCTACAAAGCTGCAGACACTGAACCCCCAGTGGGAAAACTGACCGTCagtgacacacactctcagaccAATGGGGGTCACATGCTCCAGTGTCGGCCTCAGCCTGAGCCAAAGGTTAAGGCCAAAGTGACTCTGCAGGACGAGGTGGTGCAGTTCAAGTGTGGCTCCCTTCAAAGCAGCctcacctcctcttcctcatcctcaGGCTCCATGGCGGGGGGCTCGTACAGCCCCAACAGCACACTTGCCAACATTTTGAGATCAGCTCCCTCCAAGCCCCGGACCAACCTGGACCACCTGCTCGGGGCCTTCACCTCGCTGGAGCTGCGGGCGTTACAGGGACGCGACCCAGGAGCCTCTAGTAGCGCTGCCATGACAGCAGGGAAACCCCACACAGACAGGGAGCCGCTGCTGGGCCGGACACTGGACTCCAGCCTCAGCCGGCTCCTCATGCTACCTGTGGACTCCAAGCCAAAAAGGAGCCAGTCCTTCGATATGGGAGACATAACAGCCACCGGGGCCACTCAGCTGTGCAACAAACCACGCAGGATCAGCAGTATCTGGACTAAGAGGAGCCTGTCTGTTAATGGCATGCTGCTGCAgtgtgaggaggagggggacacGGGAGGGAGCAAGGGGACAAATGACAACGCTGACTGGGTGATGGAGAGTACTGTCTAG